DNA from Amycolatopsis sp. DSM 110486:
AGCGTCGGCGGGATCAGCTCGTGCGCCATCGTCAGCGCCACGGCGACGGCCTCCACTGCGCCGGCCGAGCCGAACGAGTGCCCGGTGGCGCCCTTGATGCTGGTCACCAGCGGCCTGGAGGCACCGAAGACGCGGCGGATGGCGTGGGCCTCGGCGGCGTCGTTGAGGGCCGTCGAGGTGCCGTGGGCGTTGATGTGGGTGATGTCCCGCGGTGCGTAGCCGGCGTCCTCGATCGCCATGCGCATGCAGCGCTCGGCGCCGGCGCCGTTCGGGGCGGGCGCGGTGACGTGGTAGGCGTCGGCGGTCGAGGCGGTGCCGTCGATGGTCAGGTAGATGCTCGCGCCGCGCTCCAGCGCGAGCTCCAGCGGCTCGAGCACGAGGATGCCGGCCGCTTCCGACGCGGCGAGGCCGTCTCTGTCCACATCGAACGGACGCGAGATCCCGCTGCGGCTCAGTGCGCGCATGTTGGTGAACCCGGCCACGCACACGGGCGTGAGGCTCGAGTCGCTGCCGCCCGCGAGCACCAGGTCGGCGGCGCCCGAGGCGATGAGCCTGGCGCCCGCGGCGATCGCGTCGGTGCCGGCCGCGCAGGCCGTGGTGATCACCGACGCGCCGCCCTGGAAGCCGTAGCGGATGCTGAGCGCCGCGGCGCCCGCGTTCGGCATCGTCATGGGCACGGTGTGCGGCGACACCTTGCGCTCGCCCTGCGCGGCCAGGACCGCGGCCTGCGACTCCAGAGTGGACACGCCACCGATGCCCGTGCCGAGCGAGACGGCGGCGCGTTCGGCGTCGAGCACCGTCACCGCCGGCTCGATCTCGCCGGTCAGCAGCCCCGCGTCCGCCAGCGCCTCGTCGGCGGCCGCGACCGCCATCTGCGTCGCCAGGTCCGCCGTGCGCGCCACCTTGTGCGACATCCAGCGCCGCGGGTCGAAGCCGCTGAGCCGCCGCACGTTCGCCGCGGCGGCAGGACGCGACAGCCCGTCCCAGAACTCCTTCACGCCGATGCCGGCCGGCGACACGACACCGATCCCGGTCACCGCGACGCGCCGGTTGAGGACTGGCTTCATGCACGTGCTCCTTCGAAAACGGGCCCAAGATCTGGCTAGGCTTTTGCACAGTCAGGTGTAGTCTACGGGACGACCGCGCCGGAGCCGCACCGATCGAACCCAAGTCACACCGGCGGTTGACGAGTGAGTTGCCTTGCGCAACCCTGAGGGCACGCAGCAACTTCACCGGGGCAGGAAAGCAGGCGGAACCGTGCTTGTCGGCATCTACAACGAGTACAGCGCGAAAGGCAGCTTCCGCGACCTGGCCGG
Protein-coding regions in this window:
- a CDS encoding beta-ketoacyl synthase codes for the protein MKPVLNRRVAVTGIGVVSPAGIGVKEFWDGLSRPAAAANVRRLSGFDPRRWMSHKVARTADLATQMAVAAADEALADAGLLTGEIEPAVTVLDAERAAVSLGTGIGGVSTLESQAAVLAAQGERKVSPHTVPMTMPNAGAAALSIRYGFQGGASVITTACAAGTDAIAAGARLIASGAADLVLAGGSDSSLTPVCVAGFTNMRALSRSGISRPFDVDRDGLAASEAAGILVLEPLELALERGASIYLTIDGTASTADAYHVTAPAPNGAGAERCMRMAIEDAGYAPRDITHINAHGTSTALNDAAEAHAIRRVFGASRPLVTSIKGATGHSFGSAGAVEAVAVALTMAHELIPPTLGLSTQDPVLDIDVPREPTPWTPGPVLSNSFGFGGHNGGLVFSPVA